One genomic segment of Saprospiraceae bacterium includes these proteins:
- a CDS encoding PrsW family intramembrane metalloprotease: MLKIYCPECNSKMELDEQSSGKQRFCSVCGHPVQIPIFETGGEKDTDADNTETVQSLNESFQNLIEKSSKQAQALLKDLQQIPLKQEILPIDHSNINLLLKDFIFWAVSFLGIIPLLIITVNHVGTQLTMFALFFAFVWGVIFKKFILKDHSSNRLALASLFFTGIIGIWLLLFVYRFLPDFYLNAADSPNLFLSLIGYVLQVGVCEELVKSIPIFIALRWFRKDLNEMSLITIGVFSGLGFAAFENLHYGESAVGNTYAKTLDYGVSGLVSGVQNAMVLVMLRSLSLVFCHAVFSGIVAYFITIAQLRKSQQSALIFIGFATAAILHGVYDWLAGIQPTMAALLAGFSFALFYGYLMKLKNTNRN; the protein is encoded by the coding sequence ATGTTGAAAATCTATTGCCCGGAATGCAATTCTAAAATGGAACTGGATGAGCAGTCTTCAGGAAAGCAACGATTCTGTTCCGTATGCGGTCATCCGGTTCAAATACCCATTTTCGAAACCGGTGGCGAAAAAGACACAGATGCAGACAATACGGAAACCGTTCAATCGCTGAATGAATCATTTCAGAACCTCATTGAAAAAAGTTCAAAGCAGGCACAGGCATTATTGAAGGATCTTCAACAAATTCCGTTGAAACAAGAGATCCTGCCCATCGATCACAGCAACATCAATTTGTTGCTGAAAGATTTTATTTTTTGGGCGGTCAGCTTTTTGGGAATTATTCCTTTGCTCATCATCACGGTGAATCACGTAGGTACCCAGCTCACGATGTTTGCTTTGTTTTTCGCATTTGTCTGGGGCGTCATCTTTAAGAAATTTATTCTCAAAGACCACAGTTCCAACCGGCTTGCTCTGGCATCCTTATTTTTCACAGGGATCATTGGCATTTGGTTGTTGTTGTTTGTGTATCGTTTCCTTCCGGATTTTTATCTGAATGCAGCCGACAGTCCGAATTTGTTTCTTTCACTCATTGGATATGTTCTGCAGGTTGGAGTTTGCGAAGAACTGGTGAAATCCATTCCTATATTTATTGCATTGCGATGGTTCAGAAAAGATTTAAACGAAATGTCTTTAATTACTATCGGCGTTTTCAGCGGACTCGGTTTTGCTGCATTTGAAAATCTGCATTATGGAGAAAGTGCTGTGGGGAATACCTATGCCAAAACCTTGGATTACGGAGTCAGCGGACTGGTATCCGGAGTACAAAATGCCATGGTTCTTGTTATGCTCCGATCTTTGTCGTTGGTATTTTGCCACGCCGTTTTTTCAGGCATTGTGGCTTATTTCATAACGATTGCCCAACTAAGAAAATCTCAACAATCTGCTTTGATCTTTATTGGTTTTGCAACTGCCGCCATTCTTCACGGGGTCTACGACTGGCTTGCCGGCATTCAGCCTACGATGGCTGCATTACTTGCCGGTTTTTCCTTTGCTCTTTTTTATGGCTATTTAATGAAATTAAAAAATACAAACAGGAACTGA
- a CDS encoding nuclear transport factor 2 family protein encodes MKKIGIAILAIVFMASCNENNHQESKNYSAGNSEIVEKQEKQKIEALLSEYEKSLNTSDAKLAQSLYTKDGVFMPTEAPSGIGTEGILKSYEFVFSQIQLNIEFFVEEIQVEGNMAFAVTSSKGTTLIHATGESIPESNRELLVFEKVNEEWKIARYMFNKTEPRK; translated from the coding sequence ATGAAAAAAATTGGAATCGCCATATTAGCAATTGTTTTTATGGCTTCATGCAACGAAAACAATCATCAAGAATCAAAAAATTATTCAGCAGGAAATTCAGAGATCGTGGAAAAACAAGAGAAACAAAAAATAGAAGCACTTTTAAGTGAATATGAAAAGTCATTGAACACATCAGATGCTAAATTGGCTCAATCGCTCTACACAAAGGACGGAGTTTTTATGCCAACTGAAGCCCCTTCGGGAATAGGTACGGAAGGTATCTTGAAATCTTACGAATTTGTCTTTTCCCAGATACAGCTCAACATTGAGTTCTTCGTTGAAGAAATTCAGGTGGAAGGAAATATGGCATTTGCAGTAACAAGCTCGAAAGGAACTACTCTTATTCACGCTACCGGAGAAAGTATTCCTGAATCCAATCGAGAACTCTTGGTCTTTGAAAAAGTAAATGAGGAATGGAAAATTGCCCGCTACATGTTTAACAAGACCGAACCTAGAAAATAA
- a CDS encoding NmrA/HSCARG family protein: MEKKIIAVVGATGLQGKGVVNALTQEGSFKVRAITRSPEKYNGHADEVVQGDLANLESLRNAFEGAHGVFVVTNFWEGADEIAQGKVAIQAANDAGVNHFVWSTLPDVEKISNGQFDVPHFTGKAKVDEIIKNAGFENYTFVQPPFYFQNFTGIMGPQPKEDGSTGWILPIDPGKKVIHMADINDLGKVVAGAFLAPEKVGKGSYLSLASDLYSFNDVLAAYKSIGKQYSFTQVPGEVFSNFFQGAGEIAQMLAYFEKYTYMGPGAESQIGLANAISIGEFTPLNEWIKQNAQ, from the coding sequence ATGGAAAAGAAAATAATTGCCGTTGTGGGTGCAACGGGCTTACAAGGAAAAGGAGTTGTAAATGCTTTAACCCAAGAGGGTTCTTTTAAAGTCAGGGCCATTACACGAAGTCCGGAAAAATATAATGGGCATGCAGATGAAGTGGTACAGGGAGATTTAGCAAACCTTGAATCATTAAGGAATGCCTTCGAAGGTGCGCACGGAGTTTTTGTGGTAACCAATTTTTGGGAAGGTGCGGATGAAATTGCACAGGGAAAAGTTGCTATCCAGGCAGCAAATGACGCCGGAGTAAATCATTTTGTTTGGTCAACATTGCCGGATGTTGAGAAGATAAGCAACGGACAATTTGATGTGCCCCATTTTACAGGCAAAGCCAAAGTAGATGAGATAATTAAAAATGCAGGGTTCGAAAACTACACGTTCGTTCAGCCTCCTTTTTATTTTCAGAATTTTACAGGCATAATGGGGCCTCAACCAAAAGAGGATGGAAGCACCGGATGGATTTTACCAATAGACCCAGGCAAAAAAGTAATTCACATGGCAGACATTAACGATTTGGGTAAAGTTGTAGCAGGAGCCTTTTTAGCTCCAGAAAAAGTAGGTAAAGGAAGCTATCTGTCATTAGCATCTGACTTATACAGTTTTAATGATGTGCTCGCAGCCTACAAGTCAATAGGCAAGCAATATAGCTTCACTCAGGTACCCGGAGAGGTATTTTCCAACTTTTTTCAGGGAGCTGGAGAAATTGCACAAATGCTGGCCTATTTTGAAAAGTACACCTATATGGGACCGGGAGCTGAATCTCAAATTGGATTGGCCAATGCAATATCCATAGGTGAATTCACCCCTTTGAATGAATGGATCAAACAAAATGCGCAGTAA
- a CDS encoding Crp/Fnr family transcriptional regulator gives MTIKPLIDYFENFLPLDEEEKSVVSNYFKERRIKRRQFILQEGDICKHNTFIAEGCFRMYLVDEKGKEHNLQFAIEHWWIGDIGSFHSGEPSKLYIEALENSIILQIKKEDQLKLFADYPKFNRIFRVLAENAMVSLQHRVLQNISSTAEGRYLDFLNRYPHFFNRISNVQIASYLGVSPEFLSTIRKKITKS, from the coding sequence ATGACCATTAAGCCATTAATAGACTACTTTGAAAACTTTCTTCCTTTAGATGAAGAGGAAAAGTCTGTTGTGAGCAATTATTTCAAAGAGCGAAGAATTAAACGAAGGCAATTCATCCTTCAGGAAGGCGATATATGTAAACACAATACTTTCATTGCAGAGGGTTGTTTCAGAATGTATTTGGTTGACGAAAAAGGTAAGGAGCATAACCTGCAATTTGCCATAGAGCATTGGTGGATCGGAGACATAGGAAGCTTCCATTCAGGGGAGCCAAGCAAACTATACATAGAGGCATTGGAGAATTCCATCATCCTTCAAATCAAAAAAGAAGATCAGTTAAAGCTATTTGCAGACTATCCAAAATTTAATCGAATCTTTAGAGTTCTTGCTGAAAATGCTATGGTAAGTCTGCAGCACAGAGTTCTTCAAAACATCAGTTCGACAGCTGAGGGACGCTATCTGGACTTCCTGAACAGATATCCTCACTTCTTTAATCGAATTTCCAATGTTCAAATTGCTTCTTACCTGGGCGTAAGCCCTGAGTTCCTGAGCACCATTCGTAAGAAGATCACAAAATCTTAA